Part of the Bacillales bacterium genome, CGCGACGTCAATTTTATGAACGCCGTACTGTTGCTTCAGCTTTTCGAGGGTGTATAGCCACGGCCGCCGCGACGCACGGTCCGCCCCCGCTGCCAACCCGGCGTTGAAGTCATACCCGTAATCGATCACGAGCGCTTTGCCGCTTTCCGATAATACGACATACGAATTCGCCCAGCACGTTCGATTGCGCAGCAAGTGACGCGTAATCGGGACGTACGGCTTCTCGCGCTTCGCGAGCAACTCCCGCGACTGGCCGCGGAACGCCATCAGGCGTTCGAGCCGCTCGAGCAGCAAATCGATCGCCTTGGCCGGCTGATCGATCACTTCCCCGTGGGACGGCAGCAAGTACGCCAATTTTATTTCTCGTAAACGCAGCAGCGACAGCATACTGTACGACACGCCTTCTGCGCCGTTGTACGTCCATTGCGTCGCCGCCAAGCTTTGCAATTTTCCCGGCCCGTAAATAAGATCTCCGCAGAAAGCTATTTGTTTGCCGTCAACTTTCGTCAGCAAACTCACGGAACCGATCGTATGTCCCGGCGTCGGTTCAACTTTCATCGTATAGCCGCAAAACTCATATTCACCGTAATCTTTCAACGTTCCTGCCGCCGGAATTGACGCCAAAGACGAAAATCGGTCGGACCGCATGTTGTAGTTGTTGTAAATTTCCCGCGCTTGCCAATGATTGTCCGCGTTTTCGATCAAATCGCGCTCCGTATGGGGAACCCATACGTTTAGGCCGGCGGCCGCCGGCGCCGCTAACCCTTGCAACTGATCGCGGTGATGATGGGTGATTAAGACGTCGGTCACTTTGCGGACGCCGATTTCATGCATATGGTCCATGACGCTGCCGCTGCCAAAATCAACAAGAACGGCTTTTTCTCCGTTTTTCAATACGTACACGTGACACGTATCTTCATAGACGTATACGTTTTCGAAAAGCTGTCTCATGGTCTAGTCTCTCTCCTTTCTCTCGTACCCTCAAACCTTTCCGTATTCGCAGCCGGACAAGCTTGACATACTCGCGCAGCATCGACTCAACTAAAACGTGCGTCGGTATCCCGACGCACGCACGAAACAACAATCGGAAATTTCCGGGAGTGCCCATCGTGGTTACTTTATTTTTATTTCTGGATACGACTCTTTTACTTTTGCTTTCAGTTGGTCGAACGCCCAATCATTCGACTTCTTTTTGTTCAACATATCGGTGACAATCTTGCCGAACATGCTGTTGATGTCTTCACGATATAGACCGGCCGGTTCCGCCGGGATGCTCATCGAAATGTCGTAGTACATTTTCAAAACTTTTTGATCGCCGAACATCGGCGGTGAATAACTTTCCATATTTTCTTTGTAAACCGCGACGTCTGAAGGCATGTTGCCCGTATGTTTCAAATTGTACGTCTGCCATTCTTTGCTTGCGTCAAATTTGACGAACTCGTATGCGAGCTGTTTGTTCGGTGTTTTCGAATAGATGGCGCGGTACGTGCCGCCTTCGTACGATCCGACCGGCGCTTTCGCAACGCCGAACTGTCCTTCCGCTTTGCCGTTGTCCGTATCAATCATGAAAGTCGCCCATGACGGAAGACCATACATGATCGCGGGCGCGTTCGGGTCATAGTTGTTCAACGCCGAACCCCATCCCGGCGAGAAGCCGGCCAATTTCGCGCCGAGATTGTTTGAGCGAATCGTCCGCATGACGTTCAATACTTTGTTCCATCCCGGGTCAATCGAAAACTCTTTTTCGTCGTTCACCCACGGATGCATTTGATATTTTTCCAGCGCGAACACGCTGTCCGAGGAATCAAGCAAATGGACTTTTCCGCCGCTTTTTTGCTTGACTTGTTTCGCCAGTTCGATCACTCCGTCCCAACTGTCGACCATCTTCGAAATTTTGTCGGGATCATCCGTGCCGATCCATTTTTTCGCCGCTTTTCGAT contains:
- a CDS encoding MBL fold metallo-hydrolase, with the translated sequence MRQLFENVYVYEDTCHVYVLKNGEKAVLVDFGSGSVMDHMHEIGVRKVTDVLITHHHRDQLQGLAAPAAAGLNVWVPHTERDLIENADNHWQAREIYNNYNMRSDRFSSLASIPAAGTLKDYGEYEFCGYTMKVEPTPGHTIGSVSLLTKVDGKQIAFCGDLIYGPGKLQSLAATQWTYNGAEGVSYSMLSLLRLREIKLAYLLPSHGEVIDQPAKAIDLLLERLERLMAFRGQSRELLAKREKPYVPITRHLLRNRTCWANSYVVLSESGKALVIDYGYDFNAGLAAGADRASRRPWLYTLEKLKQQYGVHKIDVALPTHFHDDHVAGFNLLRDVEGTEVWAAENFADILEHPDDYDLPCIWYDAIPVDRQLPLAHKIAWEEYEFTLYEQSGHTLYAVAIDFEVDGKRVLAIGDQYQDTDTNYVYKNGFRVWDYRDSADLYERLRPDLLIAGHCEPLWTDAEMFAKLVSDGAELEAIHRDLLPEDVVEFRGDGSAAYIRPYQKEVAPGEEFTFTVDVKNPSVGVRTIKVTAVVPDGWCVVGETEKQGEVAPKERAAFAFTVTAPPEPVRRARLAADVTIGDVRYGQQAECLVTVKGERSG
- a CDS encoding extracellular solute-binding protein; this encodes MKRKSMVLLIVLLAVSLVATACSNSSTTDEGAASKTSGKKEKQTLVVWTYFGQVKLLAKQFEKSHPNVDVKVKVFPGDQYKTKLQTALQTKTNVPDVFDLERAYISYFINTPYVANLSEMGADELVDKMVPYVAALGKDKEGNVRAVADSSSPTGFWYHRKAAKKWIGTDDPDKISKMVDSWDGVIELAKQVKQKSGGKVHLLDSSDSVFALEKYQMHPWVNDEKEFSIDPGWNKVLNVMRTIRSNNLGAKLAGFSPGWGSALNNYDPNAPAIMYGLPSWATFMIDTDNGKAEGQFGVAKAPVGSYEGGTYRAIYSKTPNKQLAYEFVKFDASKEWQTYNLKHTGNMPSDVAVYKENMESYSPPMFGDQKVLKMYYDISMSIPAEPAGLYREDINSMFGKIVTDMLNKKKSNDWAFDQLKAKVKESYPEIKIK